One Bdellovibrio bacteriovorus str. Tiberius DNA segment encodes these proteins:
- the ribH gene encoding 6,7-dimethyl-8-ribityllumazine synthase yields MGKIKVGVVTARWNQEITSKLEEGAISYLESCEDVEIFAALVPGAVEIPLACQAFLEAGCDGVVALGVVIRGDTSHYDYVCNSVTDGVTRLMLDYKKPIGFGVLTTENEEQALARAGGDHGNKGEEAAQVTMEMIGLTQEIPAAMKTALMLAKKAPVKAAAKAAKKPAKAAAKTQKKKKKVRK; encoded by the coding sequence ATGGGAAAAATCAAAGTTGGTGTTGTCACCGCTCGCTGGAATCAGGAAATCACCTCTAAACTTGAAGAAGGCGCGATCAGCTATCTGGAGTCCTGTGAAGACGTAGAGATCTTTGCGGCTTTGGTTCCGGGCGCGGTGGAAATCCCATTGGCGTGCCAGGCTTTCCTGGAAGCGGGCTGTGACGGTGTTGTGGCATTGGGCGTGGTGATCCGTGGTGACACTTCCCACTATGACTATGTTTGCAACTCTGTGACTGACGGCGTAACCCGTCTTATGCTTGATTACAAAAAACCGATCGGTTTCGGCGTTCTGACGACTGAAAACGAAGAGCAGGCCCTGGCTCGCGCTGGTGGCGATCACGGCAACAAGGGTGAAGAAGCTGCTCAGGTGACGATGGAAATGATCGGCCTGACTCAGGAAATCCCTGCGGCCATGAAGACAGCTCTTATGCTGGCTAAAAAAGCCCCGGTAAAAGCTGCGGCGAAGGCAGCCAAGAAGCCTGCAAAAGCTGCGGCAAAAACACAAAAAAAGAAGAAAAAAGTAAGAAAGTAA
- the ribB gene encoding 3,4-dihydroxy-2-butanone-4-phosphate synthase, translating into MEFNTIPEIIDDVRNGKMVILVDDEDRENEGDLILAAEFATPQNINFMVKEARGLVCLCLTAQQVERLQLPLMVRDDLNFAPNKTAFMVSIEASEGISTGISAADRALTCRVAANPHAKPADIHMPGHIFPIRAQQGGVLKRAGHTEASVDLARLAGLNPAAVICEVMNDDGTMARVGDLREFAKKHDIKIGTIVDLIAYRLANETLVEELHSVPLPASFGENMQARVFRSTVDGLEHLVIQKGEIKKDHPTLVRVHVDNFTRDFMAVVQRGASSVLESIKAISQEESGAFVLLRGNNRTTGLTQELNVLVGLEDIRPTTPLMDERDYGIGAQILRELGANKIRLLTNKPEKKVGLKAFDIEIVEIVAMENLKGPK; encoded by the coding sequence ATGGAATTCAATACAATCCCTGAGATCATCGATGATGTTCGTAACGGCAAGATGGTTATCCTGGTGGATGACGAAGATCGGGAAAACGAAGGCGATCTGATTCTGGCCGCTGAATTCGCCACGCCACAAAATATCAACTTCATGGTGAAAGAAGCCCGCGGTCTGGTGTGCCTGTGTCTGACAGCCCAGCAGGTCGAGCGTCTGCAGCTGCCACTGATGGTGCGTGATGATCTGAACTTTGCGCCGAACAAAACAGCGTTCATGGTCAGCATCGAGGCTTCTGAAGGTATCTCGACTGGTATTTCCGCTGCCGATCGTGCATTGACCTGCCGAGTGGCTGCGAACCCTCATGCAAAACCGGCGGACATTCACATGCCGGGTCACATCTTCCCAATCCGCGCCCAGCAGGGTGGGGTTTTGAAGCGTGCCGGTCATACCGAAGCCAGCGTGGATCTGGCCCGCCTGGCGGGTTTGAATCCAGCCGCAGTGATCTGTGAAGTGATGAACGATGACGGCACAATGGCTCGCGTGGGTGATCTTCGTGAGTTCGCAAAAAAGCACGATATCAAAATCGGCACGATCGTGGATCTGATTGCGTATCGTCTGGCGAATGAAACTTTGGTGGAAGAGCTGCACAGTGTTCCACTGCCAGCATCCTTCGGTGAAAACATGCAGGCGCGTGTCTTCCGCAGCACGGTGGATGGCCTGGAGCATCTGGTGATCCAAAAAGGTGAAATCAAGAAGGATCATCCAACCCTGGTGCGTGTTCACGTGGACAACTTCACCCGTGATTTCATGGCGGTGGTTCAGCGTGGGGCTTCGTCCGTGCTTGAAAGCATCAAGGCTATTTCCCAGGAAGAAAGCGGCGCTTTCGTGCTTCTGCGCGGAAACAACCGCACCACCGGCCTGACTCAAGAACTGAATGTTCTGGTGGGTCTTGAGGACATCCGTCCGACGACGCCGTTGATGGATGAGCGTGACTACGGCATCGGCGCCCAGATCCTGCGTGAGCTTGGTGCGAACAAGATCCGTCTTTTGACCAACAAGCCGGAAAAGAAAGTCGGCCTGAAGGCCTTTGATATCGAAATCGTTGAAATTGTCGCAATGGAAAACTTGAAGGGACCAAAATAA
- a CDS encoding riboflavin synthase: MFSGIVESVMPIESSEELTNAYRIKIKKPSEFNDIKLGDSIACDGACLTVEAFDDQTMTFALAAETIKVLEWNPQSWLGKQVNLERSLRFGDRIHGHLVTGHVDSLGTVTRADLEGESFFLDVNVAETILPYVWKKGSVTLNGVSLTVNELQGSVVSVCLIPETLKRTNLGLLKPGSRINVEPDYMARAIQRSLEVRKG; this comes from the coding sequence ATGTTTTCTGGAATCGTAGAATCTGTGATGCCCATTGAAAGCTCTGAAGAGCTGACCAATGCCTATCGTATAAAAATCAAAAAACCTTCTGAATTCAATGACATAAAGCTCGGCGACAGTATTGCCTGCGACGGCGCTTGTCTGACCGTGGAAGCTTTTGATGATCAGACCATGACTTTTGCTTTGGCGGCCGAGACCATCAAGGTTCTTGAATGGAACCCGCAAAGCTGGCTGGGAAAACAGGTCAATCTTGAGAGATCTTTGCGTTTTGGTGACCGTATTCACGGCCATCTGGTGACCGGTCACGTCGACAGCCTGGGGACAGTGACCCGCGCTGATCTTGAGGGTGAATCCTTCTTTCTGGATGTGAACGTGGCAGAAACCATTTTGCCTTACGTCTGGAAAAAGGGCAGCGTGACCCTGAATGGGGTCAGCCTGACGGTCAATGAACTGCAGGGTTCGGTGGTGTCTGTCTGCTTGATCCCTGAAACTTTGAAGCGCACTAACTTGGGACTGCTTAAGCCGGGCAGCCGTATCAACGTGGAGCCTGATTACATGGCCCGCGCCATCCAACGTTCTTTGGAAGTCAGAAAGGGCTAA